A region of Armatimonadota bacterium DNA encodes the following proteins:
- a CDS encoding recombinase family protein — protein MINESNGSSEPCRGMRCAIYTRKSTEKGLEQEFNSLDAQREACEAYIASQRHEGWIALTEHYDDPGFSGGNIERPGLKKLMRDIERGRIDCVVFYKLDRLSRSLLDFVKLAEFFDQHNVTFVSITQQFSSTTAMGRLILNILLSFAEFERAISAERVRDKIAAAKKKGKYLGGTPAYGYDVDYKNTKLIVNQEEAKLVRQVFKRFIEAGSCLEIARELNSNGIPTKSWTTKNGSFHQGGPWNTQHIYRVLNNRTYLGETVHKDKSYPGEHEAIVSKSLWDKVQQIFSSGTARKKGQETHEVKSLLQGIIRCGHCDKSMIGTYTRKKNGVVYRYYACSSATKNGYDSCPVKSVPAGEIENAVVGQLRALLQSPEVIAETFRAAMDIQEQELRSLYDEKTDLEMRMVELKATAGELVSCDFEDNKSTERFSELNDEIQKTRRILAETDERISELTAGSLTEQNVADALRKLDPVWDELFPSEQHRILRSFVERVTVHPNGLDIQLRAEGIHSIVAEVKGSESEERVGVV, from the coding sequence ATGATAAACGAAAGCAACGGCTCTTCTGAACCCTGTCGAGGTATGCGCTGCGCGATATACACACGCAAGAGCACGGAAAAGGGCCTCGAGCAGGAGTTTAATTCGCTTGATGCCCAGCGGGAGGCATGCGAGGCATACATAGCGAGCCAGCGTCACGAAGGTTGGATTGCGCTGACAGAGCATTATGATGATCCTGGTTTTTCTGGAGGCAACATCGAACGGCCGGGGCTGAAAAAGCTCATGCGAGACATCGAGCGCGGCAGAATTGACTGCGTTGTGTTTTACAAGCTCGACAGGCTTTCCCGGTCGCTACTTGACTTCGTAAAACTCGCGGAGTTTTTCGACCAGCATAATGTGACCTTTGTATCTATCACACAGCAGTTTTCGAGTACGACGGCGATGGGCCGGTTGATTCTGAACATCCTTCTGAGCTTTGCTGAATTTGAGAGGGCTATAAGTGCCGAAAGAGTCAGGGACAAAATAGCTGCCGCTAAAAAGAAAGGTAAGTATCTCGGCGGCACTCCTGCATATGGCTATGATGTAGACTACAAAAATACGAAGCTCATCGTGAATCAGGAAGAGGCAAAACTGGTCCGGCAGGTTTTCAAAAGATTCATCGAGGCTGGCTCCTGTCTGGAAATCGCCAGGGAACTCAATTCAAATGGAATCCCTACCAAGTCATGGACCACGAAAAATGGATCGTTCCATCAGGGTGGGCCTTGGAACACTCAACACATATACCGTGTCCTAAACAACCGAACTTATCTTGGCGAGACTGTCCATAAAGACAAGTCATATCCCGGCGAGCACGAGGCGATTGTTTCGAAGTCTCTCTGGGATAAAGTCCAGCAGATATTTTCAAGCGGCACCGCGCGGAAGAAAGGCCAGGAAACCCACGAGGTCAAGTCGCTCCTGCAGGGCATCATTCGCTGTGGACACTGCGACAAATCTATGATCGGAACATATACAAGAAAAAAGAATGGGGTTGTCTATCGATACTACGCTTGCAGCAGCGCGACAAAGAATGGCTACGATTCATGTCCGGTCAAATCCGTTCCTGCTGGTGAAATTGAAAATGCAGTAGTTGGTCAGCTTCGAGCGCTCCTGCAATCGCCGGAGGTGATAGCTGAGACATTCCGGGCAGCGATGGATATTCAGGAGCAGGAGCTGCGCTCTCTTTATGATGAAAAGACCGACCTTGAGATGCGGATGGTGGAACTAAAAGCGACAGCAGGTGAACTGGTATCATGCGACTTTGAGGATAACAAGAGCACGGAGAGGTTCTCGGAACTTAACGATGAAATACAGAAGACACGCCGCATACTTGCAGAAACCGACGAACGAATATCGGAACTTACTGCAGGATCACTCACCGAACAAAACGTTGCTGATGCGCTCCGCAAGCTCGATCCGGTGTGGGATGAGTTGTTTCCATCCGAGCAGCACAGAATTCTGCGGTCGTTTGTGGAGCGAGTAACGGTCCATCCTAATGGCCTCGATATTCAGCTTCGGGCGGAAGGCATTCACTCAATAGTCGCTGAGGTCAAGGGAAGCGAGAGCGAGGAAAGGGTCGGTGTGGTATGA
- a CDS encoding DUF2924 domain-containing protein codes for MSVLKQIADLQNLTHEELVSLWRTLFGNKPPASNRRFVIKRLAHRIQEITYGGLSEEAHAKMDAALKRHGYDEFGMPKVTSGRAQGKKDMPVIGSKLVREWNGRRYEVTTLRDGFEYEGRKYRSLSAIAKVITGTHWNGRAFFGLAGRNAR; via the coding sequence ATGAGTGTACTTAAGCAGATTGCGGATCTGCAAAACCTGACTCACGAAGAACTTGTGTCTCTGTGGCGCACACTCTTCGGCAATAAGCCTCCGGCCAGCAACCGGAGGTTCGTTATAAAGAGGCTAGCACACCGCATACAAGAAATAACCTACGGTGGGCTTTCCGAGGAAGCGCACGCCAAGATGGACGCAGCCCTCAAGCGCCACGGCTATGATGAGTTCGGCATGCCCAAGGTAACGTCCGGCCGGGCACAGGGTAAGAAAGACATGCCCGTCATCGGAAGCAAGCTCGTTCGTGAATGGAACGGCAGACGCTATGAGGTCACGACGCTTCGCGACGGTTTCGAGTATGAGGGCCGGAAGTACCGGTCACTGTCGGCTATCGCAAAGGTGATAACCGGCACGCATTGGAACGGGCGCGCGTTCTTTGGACTTGCGGGAAGGAATGCGAGATGA
- a CDS encoding M15 family metallopeptidase gives MSATKQGLDPEFVTKLNLFEKKLAGRGIKVMMTCGYRSIAEQNRLYAIGRTTPGKRVTNARGGYSWHNFALAADYAFIVNGKVTWNGPWDVFGKTARECGLEWGGDFKSIVDRPHVQWTKGRTLAQMRKAAASKK, from the coding sequence ATGAGTGCTACAAAGCAGGGACTCGATCCCGAGTTTGTAACAAAACTGAACCTGTTCGAGAAGAAGCTTGCCGGGCGCGGCATCAAGGTAATGATGACCTGCGGGTATCGCTCCATAGCCGAACAGAACAGGCTTTATGCCATCGGCAGGACGACGCCGGGAAAGAGAGTAACCAACGCTCGCGGAGGATATTCGTGGCACAACTTCGCCCTTGCCGCCGATTATGCATTCATAGTCAACGGCAAGGTAACTTGGAACGGCCCGTGGGATGTGTTCGGGAAAACGGCGCGTGAGTGCGGTCTTGAATGGGGCGGCGATTTCAAAAGCATAGTCGACCGGCCGCATGTGCAGTGGACAAAAGGCAGGACGCTCGCCCAAATGCGAAAAGCTGCCGCATCAAAGAAGTGA